In Halovivax gelatinilyticus, the following are encoded in one genomic region:
- a CDS encoding O-antigen ligase family protein, translating into MDGHRTDAPALEAAAPTGDDPEAATVAGDGPFPRRYPLLAVLVVLVASAPTSWLIPAEQGYLIAAGSLVLVASYAVVFTSVRLTTDGVFLALIGGYWLGLVVQYIHSPHPELLLYVLATPVAVLATVIVLPQFVAARPETFAAGMTVGAVGIAVFGFALVYGYHTTTMDLPQWVGQPVMGYGEYRTVSVYQNPNAYATVMLVGTLSAVYTLLARRRAIWLVALSICLVGFVLAEGDHAFAGFLVGLPILLSAVDRRLALGAVATLVAGTYVAIQIGHVQDVMQTTFLGRVYRWVEALEMLSEAPLWGVGFDEMRALDVHNSFLHIPLGLGVIVGGLYVGSIWYALAKGIRARWTLWTGYVVGTGGALLVSMWFETSTLGGVSVSAVLLGLFVGLLLGLDREGSNAATFDRRSRIGRAVARLRRR; encoded by the coding sequence GTGGATGGTCACAGAACCGACGCGCCCGCACTCGAGGCCGCCGCGCCGACGGGTGACGACCCCGAGGCCGCCACGGTCGCCGGCGACGGACCGTTCCCTCGGCGCTACCCGCTTCTGGCCGTGCTCGTCGTTCTCGTGGCGAGCGCGCCGACGTCGTGGCTGATACCCGCCGAGCAGGGCTACCTGATCGCGGCCGGCTCGCTCGTTCTGGTCGCGAGCTACGCCGTGGTGTTCACGAGCGTTCGGTTGACGACCGACGGCGTCTTCCTCGCGTTGATCGGCGGCTACTGGCTCGGACTGGTGGTTCAGTACATTCACTCGCCGCATCCGGAGCTGTTACTCTACGTTCTCGCCACGCCGGTCGCGGTGCTCGCGACGGTGATCGTTCTTCCGCAGTTCGTCGCCGCCCGCCCGGAGACGTTCGCGGCCGGGATGACGGTCGGGGCTGTGGGTATCGCGGTGTTCGGCTTCGCGCTCGTCTACGGGTATCACACGACGACGATGGACCTTCCCCAGTGGGTCGGTCAGCCGGTGATGGGATACGGCGAGTACCGCACCGTCTCCGTCTACCAGAACCCGAACGCGTACGCGACCGTGATGCTGGTCGGGACGCTTTCGGCGGTCTACACGCTCCTCGCGCGGCGCCGAGCGATCTGGCTGGTCGCGCTTTCGATCTGTCTCGTTGGATTCGTCCTGGCGGAGGGCGACCACGCCTTCGCCGGCTTTCTGGTCGGGCTGCCGATTTTGCTCTCGGCGGTCGATCGCCGACTCGCGCTGGGTGCCGTCGCGACGCTCGTCGCGGGGACGTACGTCGCGATCCAGATCGGTCACGTCCAGGACGTCATGCAGACGACGTTCCTGGGGCGTGTCTACCGCTGGGTCGAAGCGCTCGAGATGCTGTCCGAAGCGCCGCTGTGGGGCGTCGGGTTCGACGAGATGCGCGCGCTCGACGTCCACAACTCGTTTCTGCACATTCCCTTGGGTCTGGGCGTGATCGTCGGCGGACTCTACGTCGGGTCGATCTGGTACGCGCTCGCGAAGGGGATTCGAGCGCGGTGGACGCTCTGGACGGGCTACGTCGTGGGGACGGGCGGCGCGTTGCTGGTGTCGATGTGGTTCGAGACGTCGACGCTCGGCGGCGTGAGCGTCTCGGCGGTGTTACTCGGACTCTTCGTCGGGCTGTTGCTGGGACTCGACCGGGAGGGATCGAATGCAGCGACGTTTGACCGTCGAAGCCGAATCGGGCGCGCGGTCGCACGCCTTCGCCGGCGATAG
- a CDS encoding DUF3368 domain-containing protein, translating into MAIVADDRRLRTVADGLGATVTGTIGVIVRAVEEGLPKADAKTILRDVDSHGLHLTAELRETAVELIEAAGE; encoded by the coding sequence GTGGCGATCGTCGCCGACGATCGGCGACTCCGGACCGTCGCCGACGGCCTCGGTGCGACGGTGACCGGAACGATCGGCGTGATCGTCAGGGCGGTCGAGGAGGGGCTCCCGAAAGCCGACGCGAAGACGATCCTCCGGGACGTCGACTCGCACGGCTTGCACCTAACCGCCGAGTTGCGGGAGACGGCGGTGGAACTGATCGAGGCGGCCGGCGAGTGA
- the lwrS gene encoding LWR-salt protein, with translation MAERDQAGTARYVFRIRFRLEPTQSAVTTDPATFETKLYRTADPPGESGWLFFRDHLWRGRVGDEAHVRRLAEAALDVPVVSVSFRELQTDRAYLDALRAAIGDQLDAFKAETVDEAVTKYLGSSIHVRSSDTP, from the coding sequence ATGGCAGAACGCGACCAGGCGGGGACCGCACGCTACGTGTTTCGGATCAGATTCCGCCTCGAGCCCACGCAATCAGCGGTGACGACGGATCCCGCGACGTTCGAGACGAAACTCTACCGGACGGCGGACCCGCCCGGAGAGAGCGGCTGGCTCTTTTTCCGCGACCACCTCTGGCGGGGACGCGTCGGCGACGAAGCGCACGTCCGGCGGCTCGCCGAAGCGGCGCTCGATGTCCCCGTGGTGTCGGTCTCGTTTCGCGAACTCCAGACGGATCGGGCGTATCTCGACGCGCTCAGGGCGGCGATCGGCGACCAGCTCGACGCGTTCAAGGCGGAGACGGTCGACGAGGCCGTGACGAAGTACCTGGGGAGTTCGATCCACGTCCGCTCGTCCGACACTCCCTGA
- a CDS encoding MarR family transcriptional regulator, whose product MPIDIERFEEGPAEELRARGRTNAAEILSFLATSPDRAFTPKEIHDATGVARGSVGVVLSRLEDRDLVRHRGDYWAIGDVDDVETTLSSIRTAQAATDRFGPEDPDEWGPGVESDGEDE is encoded by the coding sequence ATGCCCATCGATATCGAACGCTTCGAGGAGGGACCCGCGGAGGAACTCAGAGCCCGGGGCCGAACGAACGCGGCGGAGATCCTCTCGTTTCTCGCGACGTCTCCCGACCGGGCGTTCACACCGAAGGAGATTCACGACGCGACCGGCGTCGCCCGCGGGAGCGTCGGCGTCGTCCTCTCCCGACTGGAAGACCGCGACCTCGTCCGCCACCGCGGCGATTACTGGGCCATCGGCGACGTCGACGATGTCGAAACGACGCTCAGTTCGATCCGAACCGCGCAGGCGGCGACCGACCGGTTCGGTCCGGAAGACCCCGACGAATGGGGCCCCGGCGTCGAATCCGACGGCGAGGACGAGTAG
- a CDS encoding DUF7342 family protein, producing the protein MSDEDSSRRGPGGRARQRWVRERTTFQRVYDVVTGLTAFESASGVAERANCSDDGARDALAQLVEMGIVEERDGRPVAYRRNDSYFQWKRIERLASENDAGALRDRVDELVAEDDAFQDRFDAPDPNSIAQTAFETMDHDEIHDRWDAITRWRSVRHDIEILQQAAYRAAQRDGSDTGDAVSV; encoded by the coding sequence ATGAGTGACGAGGATTCGAGTCGACGCGGCCCAGGTGGCAGAGCCCGCCAGCGCTGGGTGAGAGAGCGAACGACGTTTCAGCGCGTCTACGACGTCGTGACGGGCCTCACGGCGTTCGAGTCGGCGAGTGGCGTCGCCGAGCGGGCGAATTGTTCCGACGACGGTGCGCGAGATGCGCTCGCCCAGCTCGTAGAGATGGGAATCGTCGAGGAGCGCGACGGGCGCCCCGTCGCGTACCGACGCAACGACTCGTACTTCCAGTGGAAGCGGATCGAGCGCCTCGCGTCGGAGAACGATGCCGGCGCTCTGCGAGACCGGGTCGACGAACTCGTCGCAGAAGATGACGCGTTCCAGGACCGATTCGACGCACCGGATCCGAATTCGATCGCACAGACGGCGTTCGAGACGATGGATCACGACGAGATTCACGACCGGTGGGACGCGATCACCCGCTGGCGGAGCGTCCGACACGATATCGAGATTCTCCAGCAAGCCGCCTACAGAGCGGCACAACGCGACGGAAGCGACACTGGGGACGCGGTGTCGGTCTGA
- a CDS encoding type II toxin-antitoxin system RelE family toxin, giving the protein MVDVFFTDRGRNRLEELEPDTQERVTKKLRDVRDWPDHYLKRLTGRDDYVLRVGDYRVLIEWKKRDDELYVKSVGHRRNFYDREP; this is encoded by the coding sequence ATGGTGGATGTCTTTTTCACGGATCGCGGACGGAACCGTCTCGAGGAACTCGAACCTGACACGCAAGAGCGAGTCACGAAAAAACTCCGAGACGTGCGAGACTGGCCCGATCATTACCTAAAGCGGTTGACCGGTCGTGACGACTATGTGCTTCGTGTCGGTGACTACCGGGTCCTCATCGAGTGGAAAAAACGTGATGACGAATTATACGTGAAGTCAGTCGGTCATCGGCGCAACTTCTACGATCGCGAGCCGTAG
- a CDS encoding ribbon-helix-helix domain-containing protein, which translates to MSTLNVKVPDEMDEDIEAFLEDHPHYLNKSELVRDALRHMIEVPRLSERTLEDDRISRRQIEDGNVTRLDDL; encoded by the coding sequence ATGAGTACACTCAACGTGAAAGTCCCGGACGAAATGGACGAGGATATCGAAGCGTTTCTGGAGGACCATCCACATTATCTGAACAAGAGCGAACTGGTTCGCGATGCCCTCCGCCACATGATCGAGGTGCCGCGGTTGTCAGAACGAACGCTCGAGGACGATCGGATCTCCCGCCGCCAGATCGAAGATGGAAACGTAACTCGGCTCGACGACCTATAA
- the hepT gene encoding type VII toxin-antitoxin system HepT family RNase toxin, translating into MTLSAADVERVVTAAKTIEESLTILAEYQSMDRAAYRSDQVARDVVERRFVKATEAALDIAKTLVRAESGSVPETNRETMQSLAHAGIIRSEPAEAMAQAASFRNVLAHTYGDVIDHDSVYNALQDLDRYRTFLHDVRSYLNETGAL; encoded by the coding sequence ATGACGCTCTCTGCCGCCGACGTAGAGCGGGTGGTGACGGCTGCAAAAACCATCGAGGAGAGCCTGACTATCCTCGCGGAGTACCAGTCGATGGATCGAGCGGCGTACCGGTCGGATCAGGTCGCTCGAGACGTGGTCGAACGGCGATTCGTCAAAGCGACCGAGGCCGCACTCGACATCGCGAAGACGCTGGTTCGCGCCGAGTCCGGATCCGTTCCCGAGACGAATCGAGAAACGATGCAATCGCTCGCCCACGCCGGAATTATACGGTCCGAACCGGCCGAAGCGATGGCACAGGCGGCTAGCTTTCGGAACGTCCTGGCTCACACCTACGGTGACGTCATCGACCACGATAGCGTGTACAACGCCCTTCAGGATCTCGATCGGTATCGAACGTTTCTGCACGACGTTCGTTCGTATCTGAACGAAACAGGAGCGTTGTGA
- the mntA gene encoding type VII toxin-antitoxin system MntA family adenylyltransferase antitoxin produces MVPTELDDRAVREAVTGVLSEHPVDVGILFGSWARGDVHARSDIDVGVALDGIEPNDPAYNDVILGIGVDLSLALGTDDVDVVDLRSARSSLVRAALDHGIVLVGDDRSVDRLRDAVERDDESRSPADRFDEILARIDDLLA; encoded by the coding sequence ATGGTGCCGACGGAGCTGGACGATCGAGCGGTTCGCGAGGCGGTAACCGGCGTCTTGAGCGAGCACCCGGTCGACGTGGGGATTCTTTTCGGTTCCTGGGCGCGAGGCGACGTCCACGCGCGAAGCGATATCGACGTTGGGGTGGCTCTCGACGGGATCGAACCGAATGATCCGGCGTACAACGACGTGATACTGGGTATCGGCGTCGACTTGTCGCTCGCGCTCGGGACCGACGACGTGGACGTGGTCGACCTTCGTTCGGCTCGGTCGTCGCTCGTACGAGCGGCGCTGGATCACGGAATCGTTCTCGTCGGGGACGACAGGTCCGTCGACCGACTCCGAGATGCCGTCGAACGCGACGACGAATCGCGGTCGCCGGCCGACCGATTCGACGAGATACTCGCGAGGATCGACGATCTCCTCGCATGA
- a CDS encoding type II toxin-antitoxin system VapC family toxin, whose translation MRLFLDTNCFIAAVTDEPDSGDVATELLDGDHEFLTSTMNLMELRSVLTKKQRLEQSRAHDIQDEITADVRTVIPGASDMMTANRLQKETLLYPIDCLILACARNHDAELVSFDSELQEAGATDPTAVVRG comes from the coding sequence ATGAGACTCTTTCTCGATACGAACTGTTTCATCGCGGCCGTGACAGACGAACCCGACTCGGGCGATGTCGCAACCGAACTACTCGACGGCGATCACGAGTTCCTCACGTCGACGATGAACCTCATGGAACTGCGCTCTGTCCTAACGAAGAAACAGCGCCTCGAGCAATCTCGAGCACACGATATACAGGACGAAATCACGGCCGACGTCCGCACCGTGATCCCCGGCGCATCTGATATGATGACCGCAAACCGGCTCCAAAAAGAGACCCTCCTGTACCCGATCGACTGTCTCATCCTGGCCTGTGCACGCAACCACGACGCCGAACTCGTCTCGTTCGACTCCGAACTCCAGGAGGCCGGCGCCACCGATCCGACGGCCGTCGTCCGAGGGTGA
- a CDS encoding type II toxin-antitoxin system PemK/MazF family toxin: MTYRRGDVVWGPDPFKSGENPRPWLICNNDNHPFGDEEYMTVTLTTTPHDDGIPIFDEDWVEGGMPRQSYASPWAVASPKHAALVRRQGRLEESFVQTVVEALEGYLESPIE; the protein is encoded by the coding sequence ATGACGTATCGACGCGGCGATGTAGTCTGGGGGCCGGATCCGTTCAAATCGGGAGAGAACCCGCGTCCGTGGTTGATCTGTAACAACGACAACCACCCGTTCGGTGACGAGGAGTACATGACCGTCACGCTGACGACGACTCCGCACGACGACGGTATCCCGATCTTCGATGAGGACTGGGTCGAAGGTGGTATGCCTCGGCAGAGTTACGCCTCTCCGTGGGCAGTCGCCTCCCCGAAACACGCGGCGCTCGTACGGCGGCAGGGCCGACTCGAAGAATCGTTCGTCCAAACGGTCGTTGAGGCGCTAGAGGGCTATCTCGAATCGCCGATCGAGTGA
- a CDS encoding MarR family transcriptional regulator: MPIDIETFESTPSDGLQRAGKTNADRVMGFLASHPDKAFTQSEIRDATDVKAGSISVVLSRLEERGLVRHKGNFWALGEGDDVAAYTSLLESTRAANDRFGEEDMDEWLEHAVDEESG; the protein is encoded by the coding sequence ATGCCGATCGACATAGAAACCTTCGAATCGACTCCCTCGGATGGCCTCCAACGTGCGGGGAAAACGAACGCCGATCGCGTCATGGGGTTTCTCGCGTCCCACCCCGATAAGGCGTTCACCCAGAGCGAGATCCGCGATGCGACTGACGTCAAAGCCGGGAGTATCAGCGTCGTCCTCTCTCGGCTCGAAGAACGAGGACTCGTGCGTCACAAGGGCAACTTCTGGGCGCTCGGAGAGGGCGATGACGTAGCGGCGTACACGAGTTTGCTCGAAAGTACGCGAGCGGCGAATGACCGGTTCGGCGAAGAGGACATGGATGAATGGCTCGAACACGCCGTCGATGAGGAGTCTGGATGA
- a CDS encoding Cdc6/Cdc18 family protein, with protein MTDYDELFAATASETSVFAEKRALDPLTDPDEIVSRETQERDLATILNGVDEGYLPPTVSIYGPPGTGKTLTTRRVCQAFADRHDDVAVEYVNLKECRTLFSAANEILAELTGAKKRAYEGLDGVFEAIWDALEDYPAWTIFLLDEIDQITHDTNYNPNEFFYRLLRGEGKRRRGIDLSVWVVSNQLLEVDLRLDSRVQSAMSDDQVFFPPYGVDELEAILAPRIERAFQEGTISPATIEYGVSEAARRWGDARKALTLVRRAGEQANERGLERVTRACFDANLGATDREVTTEKLLALPVNHFLVLVGATGMNRHGEIKQPVTTAEIHRTLESSALATQLDLSKRTIRTTITDLETMGLVETWIDSRGRDGRVKQIETTFEPQWVRDVLGTYLADSAYLDGWSLREE; from the coding sequence ATGACCGATTACGACGAACTGTTTGCCGCTACCGCCTCCGAAACCAGCGTTTTCGCCGAGAAACGCGCCCTCGACCCGTTGACCGACCCCGACGAGATCGTTTCGCGAGAGACACAGGAACGCGACCTCGCGACGATTCTGAACGGCGTCGACGAGGGCTATCTGCCGCCGACCGTCTCGATCTACGGTCCGCCCGGCACCGGCAAGACGCTGACGACCCGCCGCGTCTGTCAGGCGTTCGCCGATCGCCACGACGACGTCGCCGTCGAGTACGTCAATCTCAAAGAGTGTCGGACGCTGTTTAGCGCCGCCAACGAGATCCTCGCCGAACTCACCGGCGCGAAAAAGCGCGCCTACGAGGGCCTCGACGGCGTCTTCGAGGCGATCTGGGACGCCCTCGAGGACTATCCCGCCTGGACGATCTTTCTTCTCGACGAGATCGACCAGATCACCCACGATACCAACTACAACCCCAACGAGTTTTTCTATCGGCTGTTACGCGGCGAGGGAAAACGCCGCCGCGGGATCGATCTCTCGGTGTGGGTGGTGAGCAACCAGCTGCTCGAAGTCGACCTTCGCCTCGACAGCCGCGTCCAGAGTGCGATGAGTGACGACCAGGTCTTCTTTCCGCCCTACGGCGTCGACGAACTGGAAGCGATTCTCGCGCCGCGAATCGAGCGGGCCTTTCAGGAGGGGACGATCTCGCCGGCGACGATCGAGTACGGCGTCAGCGAAGCCGCCCGGCGCTGGGGCGACGCGCGCAAGGCGTTGACGCTGGTGCGTCGCGCCGGCGAACAGGCGAACGAGCGCGGACTCGAGCGGGTGACGCGGGCGTGTTTCGACGCCAATCTCGGTGCGACCGATCGGGAGGTGACGACCGAGAAACTGCTGGCGCTGCCGGTCAATCACTTTCTGGTGCTCGTCGGGGCGACGGGGATGAATCGCCACGGCGAGATCAAACAGCCGGTGACGACCGCCGAGATCCACCGCACGCTCGAATCGTCTGCCCTGGCAACGCAACTCGATCTCAGCAAGCGGACGATTCGAACCACCATCACCGACCTCGAGACGATGGGCCTCGTCGAGACCTGGATCGATTCGCGCGGCCGTGATGGGCGAGTGAAACAGATCGAAACGACGTTCGAACCTCAGTGGGTCCGCGACGTGCTGGGGACGTATCTGGCCGATTCGGCGTATCTCGACGGCTGGTCGCTTCGTGAGGAATAG